Genomic segment of Neorhizobium sp. NCHU2750:
GAGTTGGTCGCCGACGGCCCTTCAATGACACCGCCGGCCGTTCCAACAATTAGGCGCTGCGAGCCTGCGCCGGGTGACGACCTTCGGCGAACTCTTCGACGATTTTCGCGCAGAAGGCGGGCAGGTCGTTCGGGTTGCGGCTTGTCACCAGGCCCTTGTCGGTGACGACTTCCTGGTCCACCCACGTGCCGCCGGCATTGCGGATGTCGGTCGAGACAGTCGGATAGGACGTCAGCGTGCGCCCCTTCACGACATCGGCTTCGACTAGGATCCAGGGTCCGTGGCAGATAACGCCGACCGGCTTCTGCTGCGCGAAGAAGTCGTGCACAAACGAAACGATTTTTTCGTCTCCGCGTAGCTTGTCAGCCCCCACACTGCCGCCAGGGATTACGAGGCCGTCGAAATCACTTGCCGAAACCTCGGATACCGCCTTGTCGACCGTGTAGCTGTTGCCGGGATCCAGATCGCCGTTGACCGTGTCTGCCGATCCGGGCTTCGACCCGATGACGACCACCGTGCCGCCTGCGTCTTCCACAGCCTGTCTGGGCTTGGAGAATTCCACGTCTTCCGTCCCGCGGGGTGCGATGAGGATTGCAATAGTCTTGCCCTCAAGGGTCATGTCTCTCTCCTGGTTTTTTTGTTGAAGGTGTTCGACGAAGTGGAACCTTACTTGTTCAGGTCGGTCGCCATCTGCAGATGGTGCTCCAGCGCCGGACGGGTACTGGCGGCCCATGCCTTCAGGTCGGCATTGTCGCCGCTGTCGCCGTAACGCTTGAACAGATCAACGGCGTCCTTGTGGGCGTCTTCCTGATCCGAATGGTACTGCTTGGTGAAATCGGCGCCCTGCAGGCCCTTCAGCTTGTTCAGCATGTCCTGCTGCGACGACGTCATCGCTGTCGGGATCTGGGCCTGGACCTTTCCGCTGGTCACCAGGCCCTTGAGCTCGCCCGTCGTCTTTTCATGGTCGGCGATCATCTGCTGAGCGAACGCCTTGGTAGCGTCATCAGAGCGTTCCAGAGCGAGCTTGCTGGATTCGATCTCGAACATATCGCTGGTGGCGGCTTCTGCCACGAAGTCCTCGGTTTTCGGGGCCATCCCGAGCATGGAGTTCACACCGGTCTTCTCGGCTGCGGACTGGGCGAATACGGGGGATGCGATCAGCAAGGCGAGGCCTGCGAAGGCAATGGTCTTCTTCATGAGGGTGAGCTCCGTTTGCGGGGTTGCTCTGTGAGAACCTTCACTGCGCCGGATTGTTCCTGCCGACGACTGTAATCATCTTGAAGCGGAAGCTCTTATAACGAATGGAACATCGCTCCGGGCCTTTCGTTTCGTCCCGCTCAACAAGCAAAGAGGCAGAGATGGCACACGAAGACGACGATCTGGGCAAGGTATGGAAGCTGATCGAGAAGATCGGGTTCTGCATGTTGACGACACAGTCAGGCAGTGACCTGCGCGCCCGACCGATGGCTGCCCACGCCGAGGAGATCGAGAACGCGATCTACTTCTTGACAGACGTTGCCAGCCACAAAGACGACGAGATCGCCCGCCACCCGAACGTCTGCCTCGCCTTCGCGGATTCGAAAGGACAGAAATACGTCTCGATCTCCGGCACGGCGGAAGTGCAGAACGACCGTGAAAAGATCCACGACCTCTGGGCGACGCCCGCAAAGGCTTGGTGGGACAATGCCGACGATCCGTCCATCCGGGTGCTGAAGATCATCCCGTCATATGCGGAATACTGGGACAGGCCCGGCACGGTCATCAGCTACAT
This window contains:
- a CDS encoding type 1 glutamine amidotransferase domain-containing protein, giving the protein MTLEGKTIAILIAPRGTEDVEFSKPRQAVEDAGGTVVVIGSKPGSADTVNGDLDPGNSYTVDKAVSEVSASDFDGLVIPGGSVGADKLRGDEKIVSFVHDFFAQQKPVGVICHGPWILVEADVVKGRTLTSYPTVSTDIRNAGGTWVDQEVVTDKGLVTSRNPNDLPAFCAKIVEEFAEGRHPAQARSA
- a CDS encoding DUF4142 domain-containing protein, translating into MKKTIAFAGLALLIASPVFAQSAAEKTGVNSMLGMAPKTEDFVAEAATSDMFEIESSKLALERSDDATKAFAQQMIADHEKTTGELKGLVTSGKVQAQIPTAMTSSQQDMLNKLKGLQGADFTKQYHSDQEDAHKDAVDLFKRYGDSGDNADLKAWAASTRPALEHHLQMATDLNK
- a CDS encoding pyridoxamine 5'-phosphate oxidase family protein; this translates as MAHEDDDLGKVWKLIEKIGFCMLTTQSGSDLRARPMAAHAEEIENAIYFLTDVASHKDDEIARHPNVCLAFADSKGQKYVSISGTAEVQNDREKIHDLWATPAKAWWDNADDPSIRVLKIIPSYAEYWDRPGTVISYIKMAAAAVSSSRPDMGDSAKVEM